TGTCTTAGCAAACAGGAGTGTCAATGTTCCCCGCAGCTGTGAAGTAACCAAAACTCCTGTGACGTTTTCGCAAAAGCCTGAGAGAGCAGCACCGAAAGTCAACTTCTTTGCAGCACCCAGCAGACCAAAGACCAATACTGTTAATCCATTAGCCAACCCATTTGCAGTGATCAAAACACCTCCTGTCCAATCTACCATTAAGGATTTGCTTAAACCTGCAGCCCTACCTAAGGATCAGAATGTGGGTGAACTTAAGCATGACATCTCTCAACTCTCCTTCAATGAATGGGATGACTTGGATGATTTTGAAACCCCAGTCAAAACAAGAGTAGTGTCCCCAGTAACAGGGACTTCTACAAAAAAGCTTAGTGTTTCGGACCAGAACACCCCCCAAAATTCCTCTTGTGCTAAGAGTGATGAGACTGCATTAAATGGAGGTTTACAGGTTACAGAAACCTTAACTGCCCCAAAGGACGTCCTGTCAGCTGCTAATAGAGTCAGCACAGAGCCTGCTGAGAGAGAGCCAGAGGATTCACCTATTAAAAAGACCAAAAGACATAGGAAATCAGTCCAGCAAAAAGCACTACTGAGTGACACTGAAGATGAGGAGATCATCGACTGTACTTCACCAGGTAAAAGCCAAAAGGACATCAGTTGTGACAAGTTAGTGCActtggaattttttttgttttgtttttttaagtgggCTTACCCCTAGTAGGTCAGTTTTCTTAATTTGCTAAAGAAAAGGTTTGTGTGCTTAGATATTAATGTAAATCTCACACAAATGATACACAATATTTGATTTGcagctgctgaaaaaaaacagTGGGCTGAGACAAACACCATAGACATTGAGGAGACTGAGACAGACAACTTTTATGAAGATTATCAGGATTTCATCCCCCCATCCCCTGTTCCTGAGGAGACGTGTCCCTTTGACTCCATAAAGGAGAAAAGGTGACATGctttaattgcaaaaatatttttttgtaaactacaaattaaaataagtacTGCTTCTTTTCATTTAAGTTTGATTTTAAGCTTATTTTCTAAAACTCTGTTTTGTAGTTTACCTGACCCTGTTACCCATGCTGACAAAAATGTTCCACCTCATGAGTCCGCCTCAAGCCTGTCGGCACCCTTGAATGAACCTACCAAAGATTTAAAAGGTATCACTCATGCATGATTTAACTTTTTGGTTGGCAACCATTTGCTGTATATGAAATGATGTACTGTCTAATGtgcatgtatttgtgttttaGGACCTGATGATGCTCTCTTTACTGTTATGGAGTCTATTTGTCGTCTAGTGGACACTATTCCTGAGCATGAGCTCATAGCACTGACCTGTGGCACAGACCTATTACTGCAGAGAGCGCACAGGTGAAGTAATAAACGAGTATTTTTgagatgtaaattaaaaatatatatatattttagatagtCTGCTATTACTTTTTGTATAAGATATGCTTCTAAATCTCAAATATTctgctattaaaaaataaaggctGTTCTTAGGACCGCTGAGATGTTGCATTAATCTTTGaataaagtttttctttttcttttttgtcaagtTAGGAAATGTTACAGTTATACATGTGTGATTTATTAATTCTATagttttctattaatatattaacGATAGATGACATTGCTGCTTGTTACAGCATAACTAATAACTCTCTATCTTTACCACAGGAAAAGGATTCTAGCTATTGGTGCTGCATCTAGAACATCTCAGTTAGACCCAGCAGCAACTCCATATTCTAGTCTGCTAAAAAGACAAGCTTTTGGAGTCACACCCTCTAGTCTAACATCATCTATGACCCCAGGGACATCAGAAAGGGGAGAGGGTGTCAAAACAGGCTTTCAGTTTCGCAAGTCCATTGCCTCTGTCATATCTTTAGAAAATGACACTGTTTTTGAGGACTCTGACTGCATCATCAGTGGAGTTGAAACCCCTGGTGGTTCCTGGAATCCTAACAGCTCAGCAAAAACAACAACCATCTTAAACCGGTCAAGTCTACCTCCAAGCAAATCTGAGTCAAAAACGGATCAGTGCTACTCAAGGTTGTCCTTCAATGAGTCAAACATTCAGACTGTGGGTGGAGATCAGGTTGACTTGTTTTATTCCCCCAAAAGAGTAGATTCAGGCAAGAGAAATGCTGAGAGCAGTGTCGAAACCAACACGGCAGTTCCCAACTGTTCTCAAGCAGATGACTTCTTAATCGATGACTTTGATATTGATGATTTTGATGAGACTGATATTCCCGATTATTTTGAAGAACCTCCAAGTGTCTTGGCATCAAGAGACAATTCTGGTGCAAAAACACCATTGGTGCGGGAGGGAGGGCACTCAAAACCTTTGGAGAGAAAGACCGTAACATCACCAGGGCCAAAACCTACCAAAACATCCAACCCTGGTAAGCTTGAGTAAATTAATGTTCCTTATAATTTAGTTCAATATTATTAAAGACCCCGTGATGAGCAGATATCTGTTAACACTGTATGTCTTGATCTGCAGAACCCGTGTATAGAAACCCAGCTCATGACCGCTTTAGAGGCTTCAGCTTTCCTCACAGCCCAGAGATGATGAAGATCTTCCATAAGAAGTTTGGACTGCATCAGTTTCGCTTCAATCAGCTGGAGGCTATTAATGCCGCACTGTTAGGGGAAGACACATTTGTACTGATGCCTACAGGTTTGTTACAAGCATTAATTTGGACTCctattgcttatttatttttattttagactaGACTAGTGTCTTGGCTACACCTGCAACATGTCTTGCTGCAATAATTACATGCATAGATATGGTATTCATGTATTGTGtaattttttaagatttaagatttatGGCCAGTGGTGCAAATTCAGTTATATCAGTTGAGATTtgcataaaattaattttaaaatttgttttaaataataatttttgaaaataagaaaataaatgatttattcacaAATCTGTAAGTAGATTTTGGTCATTGcccatatcatttaaaataagttattcttaacatttactttatgaaaataattcaatatttcacagcaaaaagacacaTGTGAGCATGACATGAAAGTGGACATTTGTAGACTTTATAGGGCTAATAATAAGTAGGACATTCGTTTTgaccatttagatttttttttgtcaggcaGTCTCAATTTGTTTAGCATTAAAGCAGTGTACTGTCTCTCTTCCTTTTGTGTTAGTGTTTCCTTACTCTGTGTTTAGCTACCAGCAAAGTGTTTCCTGGTGACGATATGTTACAATGTGACACAACTTCTTTACAGGTGGTGGTAAAAGTCTCTGCTATCAGCTTCCTGCTTGTATCTCTGCTGGAGTTACTGTTGTCATTTCTCCTCTACGGTCTCTCATAGTCGACCAGGTCCAAAAGCTCACCACATTAGATGTAAGTTCTCTTTTCCTTATGCACAATACTTGTCTTATCCTGATCGAAACTGTTGATTACGGTGCAATTTTGTTACAGATCTGTGCAACTAGTTTATCAGGGGACAAAACGGATAGTGAGGCTGCAAAGATCTATATGCATCTGTCTAGGAAGGATCCCCCCATCAAACTGCTTTATGCCACTCCTGAGAAGGTGGGTTTCACATCAGAGCAGTGTGTTGCAAGTTTGTGTGCATATCTATGAACAGTTTTGAtatgtgttgtttttgttctcAGGTGTGTGCTAGCGGAAGGATGGTCAGTGCCCTTCAGAATCTGTATGAAAGAGGACTACTGGCTCGCTTTGTTATTGATGAGGCCCATTGCGTCAGTCAGGTAAACTTGATTGAAAACTCTACAGTGTAGCAAGAGCAGTTAAAATATGTGATTTAAGTAGTGCAGGCAgtcttttacaaaaaaagaaaaagacaatttTGGCACTGTTGTAGAACAATCcataaaacattgtaaaatagATCTGTTTCTTCCTCAGTGGGGTCATGACTTCAGGCCTGACTACAAGCGCTTACATGAGCTCAGACGGATGTTTCCCAATGTTCCTATAATGGCACTGACTGCCACAGCCACTCCTAGAGTTCAGAAAGACATTCTAAACCAGCTGGCAATGACTCGTCCTCAGGTGTAAGTCTTCCTGTATGCAATTCCTGATTCACGCATTtctggctttttttattttatttttttttattttttttttaaagcatggtaTTCTGATAAGTCACTCTCACATTGATCATAATATGGATGCAGGATTATTTTGAACCTCATCTTCCTTTAGAAATACAGAGTAacagttttacattttgattaaaaatttcaTGTGATTGTCCTGGCAGAGGAGGATGCattaagatttatatttcaaatatatgctgttaaaaaaaatctaactgaccacAAATGTTTGAAATTGGTACTCTTCATCATTAACCATGAACTCTATAGATATCATGTACTTGTGATActcatattaaaatgtatgttttcatagATTCACTATGAGCTTCAACAGGAACAATCTCAAATATTCGGTTTTGCCAAAAAAGCCCAAGAAGGTTGATGAGGAATGCATTCAGTGGATCAAGAAATATTACCCACGTGAGTGCTGTCCAGATTAAATCAGTCTTTAGCAATTATAATTTCTCCCCACAGCATGGAGACCCTATAAATCATGTTGAGCGTGTGTGTAGGTGACTCAGGGATTGTGTACTGCTTGTCTCGTAATGACTGCGACACTCTGGCTGACAGTCTTCAGAGGGCTGGGATTGCAGCGCTGGCTTATCACGCTGGCCTGAAGGACAGCGACAGGGAATATGTCCAGAATAAATGGATCAACCAGGATGGCTGCCAGGTAAAGgcaatcagttttaaaattgctaTAAAACCTGGACCAGCTCTTgtccatgtatttttattttcactgcttTCCAGAAATTGGTTATTTTTAACcattcatctttctttttttaggtTATGTGCGCCACCATTGCATTTGGCATGGGGATCGATAAGCCTGATGTGCGTTATGTGATCCATGCCAGTTTGCCCAAGTCAGTGGAGGGTTATTACCAGGAGTCAGGCAGAGCTGGTCGAGATGGAGAGATTTCCCACTGTGTTCTCTTCTATGCCTACAGTGATGTTATCCGCATCAAGAGACTCATCGCTAGTATGTACTGCAGGATTTTTGTTTATTCTTGTAATTCTTGGATGCTAAAATCCAGACAGCATTAAACCGTCATAGTTAACCTGTCTGTGTGAGCGTGGTCTACATAACGGTTAATATAATTGCAGTGGATAAAGATGGCAACCAGCAATCCAAAGCCACCCACATCAACAACCTGCACAGCATGGTGCATTTCTGTGAGAATGTGGCCGAATGCAGGAGGATCCAGTTACTGGCTTACTTTGGCGAGCACACATTTAACACCAGCTTCTGTAAAGAGCATCCTGAGGTCATCTGTGACAACTGTGCCAGACCACACGTAAGACCATCATGGAAACATATCAGTCTTTACAGCATACGTTATGCAAATGTAATGCATAATAACAAACTTTTTAATTATACACAGCCATTGATTTGAAATGGGATATAGTTTACTTGCCAAACAAGTTAACTGTTACTTGTTTTAACTAATTATTTACTTAGAgcattgtattttaaatagtgaCTTTGTTAATTACAGATACTAACACAAATTCATGCATCTTAATGCTTGTCTCCAGAAATATAAATCAAGAAATGTCACCGATGATGTGAAGAAGATTGTGAGGTTTGTGCAGGAGAACTGTGAGAAGGTTGGAAACCGATACGGCAAATCCGCCCAGCAGAACAGACTCACTCTTAACATGCTGGTCGACATATTTCTGGGTAAGAAGCCTAGCGGGATTTGTCATGAACGATGGTGTGAATATTACTATGAATATCCTTTGCCTCATCCAGTGCTTGAGATTTAATGCATGCCAGGAAGGCTGCTCAAGGCCTcaaaaagaatatctcttttgcGGCAGGCTCCAAAAGTGCTCGGATCCAGTCCGGAATGTTTGGGGTAGGAGCAGCGTATTCCAAACACAATGCAGAGAGGCTTTTTAAGAAACTGGTGCTGGATAGTGTGCTGATGGAGGACCTCTATATCACTAACAATGGGCAGGCAGTGGCCTATATCTCTGCTGGGCCTAAAGCCATGAGTGTACTGAGTGGCTGCATGCAGGTGCGATTCTTAATGtaataatttgttattaatttgttaatgtctattcaaaatatgtattaatgATCATGCACCCATTGCAGGTTGAGTTTGTTGAGACAGAGAGTGCATCCAGCATCCGAAAGCACAAAGCGTCTGTGATTGAGAATGTTTCTAAGAGAGAAGAGATGGTTAAAAAGTGTCTGCAGGAACTCAATGATCTGTGCAAGAAGTTGGGCAAAGTCTTCGGCATTCATTACTACAATATTTTCTCCACAGCCACACTCAAAAAGATCGCTGGTTAGcacatattcattatatttacatatatactttttaaatatatatttaatgtaaaaaaaaatgaatcatttaacggagttagttttttttttttttttttacattgtgttgaAACGAAACACCTCATTAAGTTATAGCAGTTAATTATCTTCCTTTCTCACAGCCCCATGTGCTCAGTGTTAAATGTATTGTGATGTGTTTCTGTGCAGAAACTCTCTCGCCTGATCCGGAGGTTCTGCTGCAGATTGATGGTGTAACCGAAGACAAGCTGGAGAAGTATGGAGCTGAGTTTATTGAACTTCTGCAGAAGTACTCCGAGTGGCAGCTGCCTGGTAAGGGCCTGACAGTAGATGGTGTCCTCAAGATAGACACTTTCCTGACGCTTTAAGTAATCCTATGTTAGATTAATCCTTTCTAACTTTTATTTTAGAGACTAGTATTCTAAATTGAGGTAATCCACAAATGAAGAAATGCAAATATGTTGTGCTACTATAAGATATGGTCATATTTATTGCGGATGAAATCCAGTGGGTCATGCAAGTTCAGCACTTTGACCTGcaaaaagctgcttggtttgaacaTGTCATACATAGCTATAATATTGACAATGGGCTTTTTAGCCTTTGAAATATTGTTAATGTGACTGCAACTTTAGGGTGTATAGAGTTTAAAATACTAGAGATCCTCTGTTTTTACTAGCTGTTATTCCTATTAGTTTAATGCTGCTTTATACATATCTGTATAATGTAATTTCCCTTAGTACAAGATAAGTTCAAAATACCTCAAAATATTACAACTTACTAAAGCTGAGGCACTAAAGGCACTTTAGTTTCTTACTTAAGAATAAGAAACCAGACTACGGATGTCATTTGgctaactttaactttttttcagcTAGCTCAAAGTAGCAACCTATAAAGCTCTTGAAATGAAGTagctttaaatacataaaatgttctCACACTACCTTTGTAGCTGAGGCACAGACAGAGAGTTGGATTGACACAACAAGAGGCCATCAaaacgaggaggaggaggatgatgatgaagggGACACCACATCAACCTATTTCAGAAGCACCTCTGGACGAGGAGCAAAGAGAAAACAAGGATCTTACTCAAGAAAACCCAAAAGAAGAAAGGGTACCGGTGGCCAAAACTCCTCTTCTAAAGGGTCAGTATGTTATAGCAGAAGCATTGTTGGATTGTGCAGACTTTGATATCGGCTATATGAAACATGAAATCAACTCTCCGGCTCCACCCTTATTGTAGTGGATACAGCAACAACTGGTCTTCatcaagaggaggaagaggaggaggatacAGAGGTGGTAGTCGAAGTGCAGGCAGAGGTTCCAGGCCTGCTCCATCAGTCTCAGCAGGGAAGAGACCTGGCTTCATGGCTTTACCCACACCACAGACTGCTGCTCGTCCATTCCTCAAACCAGCATTCTCTCACCTCTAGAATCAGAATATTTCTACTGGTAACAGAAATTAATTTGACTGTGGATATTTGTATAGAACTTTTATACactaattttttaataaatacattttgtgttgtgtatatttgtttaaaatagtgatttatataacattgaagcgcaagggtgtgtgtgtgtgtgcgcacagtatatatatatatatatatatatatatatatatatatatatatatatatatatatatatatatatatatattaaaaaaatcaatacttttttttttcaaatatacatttttgctaCAGTCaatgtgttttgttaaaaaaggaaaagaaatgagaaaaaaatgctaTCACACCATTTCTAACAGTTTGCTGTATCTAAATTTATCTTTAAGAGGCCAGTATGGTTGGCAATAAGTTTTTAAAAATGAGTAAATGTTTGTGATGCCATTTTATTATAAAGGAAATGGTTAGAAAATTAGTGAACCATCTGATACATTCctataaatacagtattttttcattttgaactATAAATCACAAGATATCtcaaactcttttgaatgtttatttcaagTTTGAATATTTCCATGGCACCGGTTACAAGAGACTATCAGTGAACAATTTCTTTATACCATTTTCATGGAAGGTTTCCTACAGTACAAAGATGATTTTGGAATGAATCTGACTTAACAGGAACTGCATTTGGCACATCACTTTTGAATATAGTTCAATATTCATATATTAAGGAACTAAACTGTAACCTTCAGTCCCAAATAGAAAAGATACAGATTAGAGAAAAACACGCCCACAGAGAGACATCTATGCATCAACAAATGTGCACGTGTATGCATATCCATTGAGGCTGGCAAAGTGACAAAAGCACAGTACAGTAAATGAAGCATGTTGCCACCACCGATCTTTACAGGATCTAAGTGCCATAGTGAATCGTAAAGCTACGGTTCAGGTGAAGTCAGATTTTACCCAATAATTTGTATGCAAGCATGTAAGGAGCAGTTCATTCTTATGATGATTAAATTTAAAGTCCCTGGTAGAATATTTATCAGAACCAGAGTCGATCTGAAACATCCCAGCTGCTGTCTAATGCAAGTGGTTTATTTAATTACCATTAAGATTCCTTTTATGAACATGGAGAACATATTGATCTTACTTTGAATGTGGTCCAAATCTCTTAAGCTCAAACTCTTAAAGATCAGCAGCCACTTAATATGATTTCTGTAACTGTAAACCAGCATCTAACCGTTGTAGCCAACGACACCAGATCTTGAACATTAAAATCTCCACCTTTAATAGGTTTGCTTGAAGCTGTAACATTTTGTTCATGCTGTAAAGGTATATATGAAGCCAGTTTATCTGCAGCATACAGTAATACTCCTGAAAGTCTACTTTTTTATAAGTGTCATGGCAAATGTTCAACTTCCATTTATACTTGCACTTGCATACTAAGAAGCATAAAAATATTTCTGTACAAAGTTCACCGAGAGACCTTGTGAAATAACCCAGGTAGTTGATCACAGAAATAAGCCAATTTAGCTGACAACTGTCCTTTACAGGACCCTTGCATTCATCACAGTCAGACCTGGCCATTCCGTACAGTGCAAGTAAACTGTCTAGAGACAAAAGAATGAAGTAGAAGCTCACAAGGACAGTAGTAGCGATTGCCCTTGATCTACTAGTTGAAATGTGTGCAGTAGGATTTCAAGGATGAAGAGAAGCATAAAACTTCAGAACAGCAGGACACTGACAGTTAAGAATCCAAACAAATGACGAGTGCTTACGAGTATAAAATGTAGCAAATTTTGGCAAAATCATCATATAAATATTATCCTTTTAgttaaaatgcagttttgcatCCAACTTAAAAGGAAATGGATTCGTTCCAAACTCCTTAGAAAACATCAGGTAGTCTGACTTGCTACACTGGCACAAAAACCATAAAATATGATTCATCCGCATGATTCTATATTCAGGTTATTGCTTATTGAATGGCGCTGCCATGCAGGACTGATCACTGAGGCTACATAATGCTGAGTAAATTTTGATCCACTTCAATTCTGTTATTTTTCAAAACCTTTACTCGTCTTACAAGCACTTTTTTCGTTCTCTTCTCAAAATCCATTTATTGATCCTCTGAATCCTAACTCATCATCAATAGCAAGCAAGTAGCCTACACTTCagaacaacacttttttttgtacAACAATTTCTTGATCCGgttctacaaaaatatgaatggaCTTATGCCACCACAACGCTGTTGTAATTTGGCACATCAGAGATGCATGCATTAACActtgtcaaggtacaaaacatgCGTAATGCCAATGGCACTCTCCCTTTTCCATGTATTAGTGGTTTTTAACCGTTTCTGCTACGGTTATCCATGCATCTCATGTTTGTCTGTCATAGCTAATGCTCCTGTAGTCGTTGGAAGACAGCGGTTCTACGAAATGGTTATAAAAGCATTTGACCCAACTCCACAATTCTTGACAAACAAATTACTGTTACAGTCAGCCGCTTCCTAAAACACATCTCAGCCGTCGTGACAATTGGTTCACTAGCACCATAGTGATTCTGGCCTCATACACAACAGCAGATTGTGATCAGAGGATTGAAGCATGTTCATGTAAAATAACTACTAGTAAAGCCAAGCCCGTGAGCTGCCACAAACTAATGCTATATTTAAAagcaattaatgtaatttattgtagCATGAATACCAATGTAAGATCAAAAACATCCCCCTTACTATGGTAATTATCACTGGCTGTTACTTGTCTCTATATTCTGGTCTCTGTTTCACTGCACACAAAAATAAGTCTGCTGCTTCTGCGTGTTGCATTTGCTTCCcctatttttccatttctcttaTACAAAAACAATTACATCAATAGCAGTTTCAAAGGGAcaggcaaaatatttatttaatttatggtaaaataaaaCCCCTGTCCAACTGGCATGCCACTGGAAGAATTTTCAGTCTTCAAATGAATAATAAAGACCAGTGAATCCCAAACTGGGGGTGCGTGAGAGAATGTTTGTAATGgcaggaaaaagaaagaaaatgcaggGCCATCAATCtcactaaaaaaaagaaagtaatctTTTGTACTTAtaacagattttttgttttgttttctattctacagtgaatatttgtatttagttattgcagttaaaattatgaagattaacaagagtatttgtatttagttattgcaattaaaaatgtgaagtttaacCAGAGTAAGGTGTTGGGGGGTGCTTGACAGGTGTCAAACACTAGAAAAGGGTGCATGCTGCaaaaggtttgggaaccactgctataGACCAATCAGGACATAGTGTACTAAAGACTAAACCTGGCCTTTTAGTACATCTTGCCAAAAACATCAGTTAAAATataagcatacacacacacacacacacacacacagtctttttgCTAAACTGTGTGCAAAGTCATCAGTACTGTTCAAATGCTGTTCTGTTACCAAACTTTGTCTTCTTCAAAGCATAGGGATGGTTTTCTCATTACCGGTTAAAATCTTTTCCGTGCCGCCCTCGACAGAAACGCAGTAAATTCTAGGCCTCATCTGGAACACAGAGCTAAAAAAGTTac
This sequence is a window from Carassius auratus strain Wakin chromosome 43, ASM336829v1, whole genome shotgun sequence. Protein-coding genes within it:
- the LOC113061627 gene encoding Bloom syndrome protein homolog isoform X2, which translates into the protein MPSLPQNNLKEQLERHSNAAQNKLSLLKPKHGGFCFKKKSSSSISKVEAPQKPERAAPKVNFFAAPSRPKTNTVNPLANPFAVIKTPPVQSTIKDLLKPAALPKDQNVGELKHDISQLSFNEWDDLDDFETPVKTRVVSPVTGTSTKKLSVSDQNTPQNSSCAKSDETALNGGLQVTETLTAPKDVLSAANRVSTEPAEREPEDSPIKKTKRHRKSVQQKALLSDTEDEEIIDCTSPAAEKKQWAETNTIDIEETETDNFYEDYQDFIPPSPVPEETCPFDSIKEKSLPDPVTHADKNVPPHESASSLSAPLNEPTKDLKGPDDALFTVMESICRLVDTIPEHELIALTCGTDLLLQRAHRKRILAIGAASRTSQLDPAATPYSSLLKRQAFGVTPSSLTSSMTPGTSERGEGVKTGFQFRKSIASVISLENDTVFEDSDCIISGVETPGGSWNPNSSAKTTTILNRSSLPPSKSESKTDQCYSRLSFNESNIQTVGGDQVDLFYSPKRVDSGKRNAESSVETNTAVPNCSQADDFLIDDFDIDDFDETDIPDYFEEPPSVLASRDNSGAKTPLVREGGHSKPLERKTVTSPGPKPTKTSNPEPVYRNPAHDRFRGFSFPHSPEMMKIFHKKFGLHQFRFNQLEAINAALLGEDTFVLMPTGGGKSLCYQLPACISAGVTVVISPLRSLIVDQVQKLTTLDICATSLSGDKTDSEAAKIYMHLSRKDPPIKLLYATPEKVCASGRMVSALQNLYERGLLARFVIDEAHCVSQWGHDFRPDYKRLHELRRMFPNVPIMALTATATPRVQKDILNQLAMTRPQVFTMSFNRNNLKYSVLPKKPKKVDEECIQWIKKYYPRDSGIVYCLSRNDCDTLADSLQRAGIAALAYHAGLKDSDREYVQNKWINQDGCQVMCATIAFGMGIDKPDVRYVIHASLPKSVEGYYQESGRAGRDGEISHCVLFYAYSDVIRIKRLIAMDKDGNQQSKATHINNLHSMVHFCENVAECRRIQLLAYFGEHTFNTSFCKEHPEVICDNCARPHKYKSRNVTDDVKKIVRFVQENCEKVGNRYGKSAQQNRLTLNMLVDIFLGSKSARIQSGMFGVGAAYSKHNAERLFKKLVLDSVLMEDLYITNNGQAVAYISAGPKAMSVLSGCMQVEFVETESASSIRKHKASVIENVSKREEMVKKCLQELNDLCKKLGKVFGIHYYNIFSTATLKKIAETLSPDPEVLLQIDGVTEDKLEKYGAEFIELLQKYSEWQLPAEAQTESWIDTTRGHQNEEEEDDDEGDTTSTYFRSTSGRGAKRKQGSYSRKPKRRKGTGGQNSSSKGGYSNNWSSSRGGRGGGYRGGSRSAGRGSRPAPSVSAGKRPGFMALPTPQTAARPFLKPAFSHL
- the LOC113061627 gene encoding Bloom syndrome protein homolog isoform X1, with product MPSLPQNNLKEQLERHSNAAQNKLSLLKPKHGGFCFKKKSSSSISKVEAPQKVTGANVLANRSVNVPRSCEVTKTPVTFSQKPERAAPKVNFFAAPSRPKTNTVNPLANPFAVIKTPPVQSTIKDLLKPAALPKDQNVGELKHDISQLSFNEWDDLDDFETPVKTRVVSPVTGTSTKKLSVSDQNTPQNSSCAKSDETALNGGLQVTETLTAPKDVLSAANRVSTEPAEREPEDSPIKKTKRHRKSVQQKALLSDTEDEEIIDCTSPAAEKKQWAETNTIDIEETETDNFYEDYQDFIPPSPVPEETCPFDSIKEKSLPDPVTHADKNVPPHESASSLSAPLNEPTKDLKGPDDALFTVMESICRLVDTIPEHELIALTCGTDLLLQRAHRKRILAIGAASRTSQLDPAATPYSSLLKRQAFGVTPSSLTSSMTPGTSERGEGVKTGFQFRKSIASVISLENDTVFEDSDCIISGVETPGGSWNPNSSAKTTTILNRSSLPPSKSESKTDQCYSRLSFNESNIQTVGGDQVDLFYSPKRVDSGKRNAESSVETNTAVPNCSQADDFLIDDFDIDDFDETDIPDYFEEPPSVLASRDNSGAKTPLVREGGHSKPLERKTVTSPGPKPTKTSNPEPVYRNPAHDRFRGFSFPHSPEMMKIFHKKFGLHQFRFNQLEAINAALLGEDTFVLMPTGGGKSLCYQLPACISAGVTVVISPLRSLIVDQVQKLTTLDICATSLSGDKTDSEAAKIYMHLSRKDPPIKLLYATPEKVCASGRMVSALQNLYERGLLARFVIDEAHCVSQWGHDFRPDYKRLHELRRMFPNVPIMALTATATPRVQKDILNQLAMTRPQVFTMSFNRNNLKYSVLPKKPKKVDEECIQWIKKYYPRDSGIVYCLSRNDCDTLADSLQRAGIAALAYHAGLKDSDREYVQNKWINQDGCQVMCATIAFGMGIDKPDVRYVIHASLPKSVEGYYQESGRAGRDGEISHCVLFYAYSDVIRIKRLIAMDKDGNQQSKATHINNLHSMVHFCENVAECRRIQLLAYFGEHTFNTSFCKEHPEVICDNCARPHKYKSRNVTDDVKKIVRFVQENCEKVGNRYGKSAQQNRLTLNMLVDIFLGSKSARIQSGMFGVGAAYSKHNAERLFKKLVLDSVLMEDLYITNNGQAVAYISAGPKAMSVLSGCMQVEFVETESASSIRKHKASVIENVSKREEMVKKCLQELNDLCKKLGKVFGIHYYNIFSTATLKKIAETLSPDPEVLLQIDGVTEDKLEKYGAEFIELLQKYSEWQLPAEAQTESWIDTTRGHQNEEEEDDDEGDTTSTYFRSTSGRGAKRKQGSYSRKPKRRKGTGGQNSSSKGGYSNNWSSSRGGRGGGYRGGSRSAGRGSRPAPSVSAGKRPGFMALPTPQTAARPFLKPAFSHL